ATAAGTGAATGTATGTGAAATTGGAGGACGAATTCGCGCGTTCATATAGCTTCGAAAGTTCTTTCGGCAAGAGAGAAAGCCGAAAGAGTGGGGTGACtggatataagaataattgcTTGATGACGAATAAGAAAACTAGTAGTGCAGGTCGGCGCTAACGAAACGAAATGACCGAGTAaagcttttaaataaattttgttaattctccagcactctctctctcttcctcccccgTAATctgcatataatattttaaatttaaatatttaaatatttaaattattttttaatttatagagAATACTATTGAAAggcaaaagataaaatattgtaacgaTAATTTGGATTAAATATCGTTTGTGACGCAACATACATGGCAGTTGCAAAGTTGTTATTTCAGCAACAAAATTGCTCGACGTTATCGTTCCTCGATGCAGCCGCGCGTTGCGATAAGCACGACCGACAGTGGCTAGATGGAGTTGCAAGTGCAAGCTCAAGCTACACTTTGCAACTCAGCTTGGCGCTTTtgctctctccttttttttaatgattttttattattaatattattcttactgatggttaaattttaatgtttagcattatatgtaattattataagttaatcacaaactttaaatattaaaaataaactgtcCCAAATAGGGAATCGATACCAAGTTATTAGGCCATCGATCTTATGTCATTGTTAAAGTTTGAGTAAGGAATacataaaaagaatgaaaagatATTAGATTActtatcttattgttaatagAAACCTATAAGTTTTGTAGTTTGTAAGTTTGCAGATGCTGCGGTTTCTATactatataacaatataagaTAAGTAATCTATAATatcttttcattcttttttctattctttacTCAAACTTTAACAATGACATAAGATGGCCTAACTTGGTATCGATTCCCTATTTAGgacagttatttatttttaatatttaattttttatttaaataaatgaataattaactACATTCTCGATattgaaatgaataaaaaacggaTTTTGTGAGAGTCAAACACGGTTAGTTGTGCGTGAGTTAAAGTTATGTAACACTTAATTAATGATTGAGCCATATCATAGCTCAAAGTCAAAACGTacgatttattttgtatttaatgaataattaaatgttgcaTAACGTTAATTCACGCGCAACTGATCGCGTTTGACTATCAAGCCTgctttttctttgttattttttaattttaattttttagtatattCGGCACACacaagttaattaattgaagacTGTACcttatagtatataattttttgtaccTACCCCTTTTATATCTATACTGTGTTCCCAGTTatgttaagatatttaatatttgctctGTTTATCTATCGTTCTAATTTCGACATATTGTCAGTATTGTCAAAACATGGAAGTATCTTTTTGATTTAACATGTTATCGATTATTTGAATTACTTATGGGCTGTATGGACTAAGCTCAAAGCCTCGTACCTATATAGCGTACtgctttttttcaaataaaaaagtttactctttatacatacaatatcGGTAACGTTCTGTTCGAGAAGATTATTGAAAAATCAACAATCGAAGAGCCTACACAGCTTTACGATCATTTCAAACAACAGATAATTGGTTAtgtcttttatatttcaattgaaTTTATACAGACACGCAAACgagtttatttacaaataagatagaaatttattgtttctttttgtCGCGAAAAAACAAACTGGgataatttatgattatacGATACGTTTCCTCCAAGACTGTTTCTTCCACGAATTCGTATAAGGAAACTGAATAAATTGAAGGGTCTCGACAGTGACGCATTCCGCATACCAACGACCTCTCCTTTCGCCCacgtacataattataatagcatCATGCAGACTACTACAGAGTCTCCCAACTGCGAAACGGGATTTCCTACATGACATCAGATAGCTTGAATTCCGACGCAAttcatgtaattttaataattctggcaaaatttatttgaagttattaacaaataccTATTGTATGTAACATATGAACGTGTATCAATTATTCTGATTAATTCAGGCACATTCTCGCATCTCAAATTCTATTcagtatgaaataaaaattctagtaatttttaaaacacacAAGTTTTTGCACAAACGAGTAAGCTTGCAAATTTGAatgagtattaatattatacctcgctTTATAATCTGTTTGTGATAAGAGCGATTCTGTGAAATTCTTATCATTGACTAGAAATGGTTATCGGTGAAGTGCAAAAGCACGTTTGAAAGCAACGATGGATCAAGAACATAGCGCAAATTATGAAGATCGTATtgaagtattaatattatatcacaaaagcttaaaatttagttttgcCAAATTTGAAAGAAGATAACCAAAGCTCTGCATGTTTTAGTTCGTAATCGCTTTAATGACAAAAGATTACGAGAAGGCTCGTGACGTTGGAAGTCAATGTAAGGATTAATCAATTTTAGCGTAATTCCgtgtatacataaatattatttaattaaaattgtgaattatagaaaaaataaattactgaaatgtaattttaattatcaacaGTGTTAAAGCGAAACCGGAATGACGTAGATATTACCCGTGCTCTTAATATTCTGAAGAACAAAAGTCAGTGTGgaatttttctctcattttgCATTCCATTTCCCattcaaatatattctatagtattctattttatgttaacAGAACACGAAGAATGCGAAAGGTCAAGTTTAATTGAATCTAAATGTGAAGGAAGTGACGCGACCGATGGCAATGATACTGATTTTATAGGCGGCAGTGCGGATATTCACATCGATCTAGAAATGGCAAGTAAAATCGCGTCATGCGACATGTCTCGATTGAGTAATGAAGCTAAGAACCATCTCGCCAAGACTCTCGACCAGAAAATGCACAGAGTAATACCAATAAAAATGAGTAAAGTTACGCACATAAAGGATTTGACGAAACGTTAAAAATCTGCCTTATATACTAAAGGTTTATAATTGcaagaacataaaatacatgagtaatgtaaacaatataaataaaatataaatacaagataaaagtgtaaatatataggataggaaataaaataccgCGAGACGTTTTActgaaatacattttattaataaaaaaaacaactatTTGTTAAAGTTTTTACAACATAAATGAAAAACAGCGTGGTAGGCATCGTTTGGTGCACGCTCGTCGCGCAGGCACAGAGGTCATCGTTAATTGTCACACCCGGCGACTTTACACGTTTCCGGTTCTTTAGAGAGATTATCTCGTCACGTGAAAGGATACACTATATGAATATTTCCCAATGCTTTTTGGTCGTCATCGCGAATGAACCGGTCTTCTTGGGGGTTGGCGGGGATTTCCACGAGACTTTCCTTCTCCCTctttaacttcttttttttccagtcACTTAAATCAAATTCGGAATCTCGTCGAATTGCCCCGTTGCGCTGGTCGCGCGCGCCCGCAcactatttatattacaacGTGATGCGTATACCTTCCgagtaacaaaatataaatccaCGTACGTatagttatattaatatacaagcACACAGTTTCTCTCACGTACGCACGTCGATCGTATGAGTTAATACAAAAGAGGGGAATAAGGATGGAAGAGGGGACGATGGTGTGGTGTGTTGGATTGATCCTTAACGttctattaaattacaaaaaaatacaacCTCGCGCGTAAAGTCTCTTTAATCATTGAACACGCATCGAATTTCACTTCGAAGGGCGGACGGATCccatttcgttttttttttctttcttttgcgGCTCTCTGGCGCGCCTCGAATTTATCTGGACGCGTGCCGAAGCGACGATCGGTGGCACGATCTGCCGATCGTCGTTCCAGGACTCTTGCGTCGCTCGCCAAGTTGTGTCGATCGAAGCACATCTCTTGCATCGACGCGAGATCTCGCGATTTCCGATCGGGCTCCTCTCTCGCCTTTCCCACACGTCAGCACGTCCGGTCGCGCGATCGCGGATCTCGCGCGACGTACGCCGTACAGAATGGTactgtaataaataacatgATCCGTCGATCGGTCGAGgagcaacgacgacgacgtgtcGCTCGAAGGATGAGTATATACCGTCGTCGCCCCGTCTGATTACACTGATATCTCCCGCTTTTTCATATTCTACGTTGGCGTGAAAGTCATTGTTCTACCCGGTCACTGGCCTTCGCTGTCGCTGTCGCTCTTATCTGCAAAATGGATATTTCGTAATGTTATTTGTTGCGCCGCACGCATCGGAAACGTTTTCCGAGATAACGCACTGTCGTGTCCAAGTCTGCCGTTTAATCAAATGGAGCAGAAATTTGTTACGTGTTCTAATGATAGTAAAAAGACGACGGCAGCATATACGTAagcttaaattattatttatataaattaattaataaatagccGGTCGTGCGCGAGGCATATGTCGCATCCGATCCTGTTGGCAGTGATTTTTCAGACGACCGCACACATATGATGAGCCGACGTTGATTAGTATGATTACGAGGGTAGTTGCGGGATTGTACCTTTTTTACCGGTATACGCGTGACGCTTCAGTCTGTCGTAAAGATCGTCTTTTGTGCCGTAAATACTGGCGTTCGATCGAGCAAGACTGTTCATCTTGCCTCCGTTGTGCAGGCTCTCTGtataaggaaagaaaaaaaattgatgagCACTCtcgacaataaattatatgaaatctCACTGcgcattatttattcttgcAATAAATACGATTGGTGTCTACCGTGAGAATAAATAATCCGCATCGATATCACATCGCTACACGGTAAAAAGGGTTTTGctgaaatatctaaaaatttagctatagatacagatctgaaaacaattttgttgcaccatccaaataattatgtagaacactcaaactgattgctaaaatgttaaaatgtcaaaattgtttacagcattatcatcatactTTAGCGacctattatatattattttgatggtgcaacaaaattattttcagatctagtatctagctaaatttttagatacttcagcaaaaccgttctttccgtatAAAACTTAAATTGTAATCTCGATTTCGtatatttggaatattttatacgatGCTTACCTTTCATGTAAGTTTCGTTATAGAAATTGGGCATCTCCCAGCCatcctcctcgtcgtcgtaATAATGAGCGTACGTGCTGTGGTGTGATGGTGCTATCGATTCGGCATACGGTGTCGGCGCACCATAGTAGAAATTGACTTGCGAGCCGTTTTGGTCGGTCGCTGGAGTAAGCATTTTCTTCGGCTCCTTCTTTCTAGAGGCtctgtaaaagaaaagaaagatttctCGTTACCGATAAAATGCtgatttatatctaaaataatattattaaacagtttttttttacagatactCGAATCGAAGAGAAGTTTTTTGAGATCGTTATTGCAAGTGTAgattaatcgaatttttttttaccaaccTGACGCAAATCATCCAGACGAGCAGCACCACGATAATTATCAGAATAACGCCTCCCGCTATGCCACCGGTGATGTAGAAGAACTCGGACTTCTCCGTGCAATGTTTGCCCGTGAAGCTGCCGCTGCATCTACACGAGGGTTGCCCGCGCGAGTCCTTCAGGCAGACGCCCTCGTTGTCGCAGTAGCCCAGACACACGTCTGTGCACACGGTTCCGGTGCCGTTGTATCCGGGCTTACACTCACACTTGAAGTCGCTCGTCTCAGGTATAAGTAGACAGTACGCATTCGCGTCGCAATGCATTTCCTCGCCACTGGTCTCGCACGGATTCGTGCAGTCCGCTTTGCTTGTCTGTTAACAAGTGTCGACATCGACAAATGATTTTATCTTGAACAAGTTTGTCAAAATAcataacttaaaaaatcacatttattacatatatacgcaGGTAATTTCTCTAAggaataacatttattaatattttataaaaaaaaaaaactcacaGCAGTGGATCCTTTCGTGCTGGTGTTCGGCGGGCACGGAATGCAGAAGGTTTGCTGCGGTTCCGATTGATAGGTTCCCTTCTTACACTCCACGCACTCGTTGAGGGTGCCGTTGAGGTAAGTTCCGGGTTCGCAGACCGGAAGCGAGCATTCCTCGATCGCCGCCGATCCCATGTTCGGGGTCGTTCTGCCGAGCGGGCAGGATTGGCAGGATGCCTGCACCCCTTGAGTTCGGTACGTGCCACGCGGGCAAGGCTCGCATTTCCCTTCGACGGCCAACTGCTGCCCGGATCCGCACTCGTCTCGGCATTCTTCTCGCGACACCGCCTCGGAGGTTCTCGTGGTCTTTCCGAGGCCGCACAGCAGGCAGGAGAAGCTACCCTCGTTCGGCTGATAGAATCCATGGCCGCAGTTGCGACAAAGACCGGCCACGTCGTCGTAGTATTTGCCGGCAGGACAACGCTCCTTGCAGTCCGCTGCGCTACGCGCTCCAGGACCCACGGTCACGCTGGGACGACCGGCGATCACCGGACAGGAACTGCATCTTAATTGCCCGGATTCGCTCTGATAGGTACCCACGGGGCAGGATATGCATTGCATCGTCTCTTCGTCATAGAAAGTGCCCACCGCGCATGGTACTGCAAGAAAATTGTCGATAACGATCGAGATGAGTTTTTCTCAAATGCtctattattgatattttgtcTCTAAAAAGCATATTgcgatattttctaaaattaaacgGAGATACTTTTATCTCGCGGCTAAAGCGACTCTGTTTGATTTTgtcaaagaaattatttttaataattatttataaaacatagtATCTTACCACAATCCGGTGCCATAACAACTTGGCCAATCGGACAGGCATAGTCGGATTCCAGAACGAGAGATGCGGGATCTGGCACGGTGTTAGGCAGAATGTCGTGGACGTCGAATTGGTCCTCCTCGAGGATCAGTTTTTCGAGCAACATTTGTACGGTAGCGCGCTCGTTTGAGTTAGCATTCAGGATCGGATCGCTGCGAAGCATAAAAAACAGTTATCGTTTTGTAAACCGATGGAATATTTACAATAGCAACAGGCAATGGAAAGGTTTGCGCAAGTATATACAGCCGTTATCTTGAGGTGAATGTAGTTAAGGCAGCCTTGTCTTTGAACCAGGATCCTCGTCAGTAGATTCGTGTGTCGCAGGTTAAACCGCACTCAATACCCTtagcaattttaattaatgcgcGCCTGTATTCATTCGCCGTCACGTTGATCACGTATGTTGTCAAATGTATACATTGGAATTGTCATCCGTAAATCGAAGCTGTTGGATCACTGTTAAGTGAGCGCAAGTTACAGAACTTGAAGTAGCGAAATTGCACAAATTGTcgaatcatatattattttcgaaattgtagttatttaatttttgtgagtcAGTACATATAACATCCATTTAATCgagtaatgtattttttttttcaacaaaataaaaaagtgttgAGCAATCTCACACAGTTTGATtagattttgattttattacaatgttatcCCTGTCGGAAAATTTGTGGACACCTGTTGCAGCCCGCTACAATGACGTCCCACCTGTATGTATGGTGATCAGTCGTGATCAGTTAGTAAGAACGTGCAACCTTTACTTATTTCGTATAGCTATAAGGCTTGATCCACTTTCCTGGCCGTAAGATTAGTCGTTAGTATATGATCTGTTCGATGACTTTTCGATGCTTTATTACAAATCTGAGAGTTATGCGCTATTATCGTAGGACGAGGGAACGCTGAAACGTGATTAACGCGGGAAGTTATGACAAACTGCACAATGCAATGAAT
The window above is part of the Temnothorax longispinosus isolate EJ_2023e chromosome 8, Tlon_JGU_v1, whole genome shotgun sequence genome. Proteins encoded here:
- the LOC139818360 gene encoding uncharacterized protein, whose product is MTDAKARLKATMDQEHSANYEDRIEFVIALMTKDYEKARDVGSQLLKRNRNDVDITRALNILKNKKHEECERSSLIESKCEGSDATDGNDTDFIGGSADIHIDLEMASKIASCDMSRLSNEAKNHLAKTLDQKMHRVIPIKMSKVTHIKDLTKR